A region from the Clavibacter sp. A6099 genome encodes:
- a CDS encoding fumarylacetoacetate hydrolase family protein, with product MKIARFSTGDDPRFGILDEEEGHLVVLSGDPMFSGYQTTGERVPLADARLLAPVIPRSKVVAVGRNYAAHAAEHGSEAPTTPLIFLKPNTSVIGPDDAIRLPADSQQVEHEGELAVVIGRITRDVSVEDAARSIFGYTIGNDVTARDIQHSESQWARAKGYDTFCPLGPVIETEGSFEDALIETRVDGELRQSGRTSEMVHTVPELIAFASRVWTLLPGDVILTGTPAGVGPFTDGQVVEVSIEGIGTLSNPARARA from the coding sequence GTGAAGATCGCGCGTTTCAGCACCGGTGACGACCCCCGCTTCGGCATCCTCGACGAGGAGGAGGGCCACCTGGTCGTCCTCTCCGGCGACCCCATGTTCAGCGGCTACCAGACGACGGGGGAGCGCGTGCCGCTCGCCGATGCCCGGCTGCTCGCGCCGGTGATCCCGCGCTCCAAGGTCGTGGCGGTCGGCCGCAACTACGCGGCGCACGCCGCCGAGCACGGCAGCGAGGCGCCCACCACGCCGCTCATCTTCCTCAAGCCCAACACCTCGGTCATCGGTCCGGACGACGCGATCCGCCTCCCGGCCGACAGCCAGCAGGTCGAGCACGAGGGCGAGCTCGCGGTCGTCATCGGGCGGATCACGCGCGACGTGTCGGTGGAGGACGCGGCGCGCTCGATCTTCGGCTACACGATCGGGAACGACGTGACCGCCCGCGACATCCAGCACTCCGAGAGCCAGTGGGCGCGCGCCAAGGGCTACGACACGTTCTGCCCGCTCGGCCCGGTCATCGAGACCGAGGGCTCGTTCGAGGACGCGCTCATCGAGACCCGCGTCGACGGGGAGCTGCGCCAGTCCGGCCGCACGAGCGAGATGGTGCACACGGTGCCCGAGCTGATCGCCTTCGCCTCGCGCGTGTGGACCCTGCTGCCCGGCGACGTGATCCTCACGGGCACGCCCGCGGGCGTCGGCCCGTTCACCGACGGCCAGGTCGTCGAGGTGTCCATCGAAGGCATCGGCACGCTC